The DNA segment CTTCATCAAGCCAGTCTGTCTTTGTGGTGGTATCTCTGATGTTGAAAAAGACCGGACCTCTGCCTGAAGGCTTCTCCACATTCATTACACTTGTAGGGTTTTTCCTCGTTGTGGATTCTCACATGCTGAGAGAGATGTGAGTTTAATCGGAAGGCTTTCTGGCAAATAGAACATTTGAAAggtttttctccagtgtgaatCCTATGGTGTCGAATAAGGTCTGAGGTCAaactgaaggctttcccacactcaTTACACTGGTGGCTTTTGGAGTGGCTGTGGATTCGCTGATGGTGGGTGAGGAGAAGGGCCTGACTAAAGGTTTTCCCACACTCTTTGCACTGACAGGGCTCCTCCTGACTGTGAATTCTCTGGTGTCGATTAAGGTGGGAGCTGCGCCGAAAGTTCTTTCCACAGTGGATACATagataaggtttctctccagtatggatTCTGAGATGTTCCAAAAGGCCTGCATTCTGGCTAAAGACTTTTCCACACTCCTTGCACTGATATGGCTTCTCACCAAGATGGATTTTCTGATGTCTGACAAGGTGTGAACTTCTCtgaaaggctttcccacattcatgACACTGATGACCTTTTTCTCTAGAGCAGATTTTCTGATGTCCAGGAAGACTCAAACTCTGACACACTTTAGCTTCACagagtttttctttcttgtgtgaACTTTCATGCTTAATCAGGTCTGAGTGCTGGAAGAACCCTTGCCCATGTTCTGAGCATTTATAGTCAGTTTTCTCCTTGGGCTCAGCCTGCTGCCTATCCAAGTTAGAGTCCTTGTAATGAACCTCCATGGGTTCAGATGGTTTCACAGATGATTCCACTCTTCCACAGGCGTCTGTCTCTACAACCAGCTTCCCATTCTCAATCCTTTTTGCCTCCCCTGAAACATTAAGTATATAACACCAATTATTTGCTTTTTGGTGCTCAGGAAAAGGAATCGGCAATTAGGAGGATAAAATTGAATCAAGCTACGTGTGCAAAATGGAAATGTGGATGTTTGTGTTGCATATAACATACATGGAATGATACATAAGAAAATGTTTCCCAGTGGCTGCTTTGAGAGGATTATGGTGAGAGATGACTTATTTTAAATGGTTTGAAGTCACgtgatacatatgcatatatacatacagagagaAGTTAGCAAGCAAGTAAACAGTCATAAAGGGCAGGGCTctatgttcttttttgtttttcaatctgCTTATGGCTTCAGTGAAGAAAATACTGAACATTTTCCTGCCTTCACTCCTTCCTTCCTAAACCCATCCTAAATGCCAATCATTACTGTAGGCACTGAGGTTATCATCAAGTAGgataaaaacttatttattttttatgaactcTTTTTAAAGGAGAGACAGAATCATAAACAAGTAGTGGGAAAATAACGTAAAGTTTGTGCCAGGTATAGCAGcaacatagaagaaaaaaatgattgttACAATTTTATCTTTGAGAACTTTTTGCTAATCTAGTTTTCTATAAATTACCATAAAACATCAACCACCAGGCAAAACCAGGAAGTAAGAACATATCATACAACTTAAGTTTTTGAATAATTTATAATGGctatattactttaaaaacttcAGTTAATTTAGGCAAAATGATGAGATCACTGGTCTCAAAATTGAAGAAAAAGCATACAGAATTGCAGAGTCTGAAAAGAACATACAATTGGAAGTATTTAAAAGTGAAGTTAAACAAATAAGGACCtacggtatagcacagggaactctactctgtaatggcctgtgtgggaaaagaatccacaAAATAGACATATTGAagatgcataactgattcaccaAACTGTATACGTGAGACTAACAtgacattgcaaatcaactagacaccaattaaaaaattttaaatgtggctATACacataactgatttactttgctgtatagctaATGGCTGTATGTTCTTGATAATGGTCTGCCATGTGGAAATTAGAAAGCTAGGTCAATTAAATACCCAGGGCAAATAAGAGAAAGGGATAGCactagaaatgaagaaatgaactgGAAATGAAGACATGCAGACATGGTGCCAATTTTATCACTGATTAGCTGTGTTTCTTAGTGATTTAAATCCTCTGGGCTCAATGTCCTCACCAATAAATCAAAAAAACATTGGGCCACAAGACCTTGAGGCTAACATGAAGTCCACAAAAATGTCTTAGCCTTTCCTAATCTCCTTGGACAGCAGTAACTGCTTTCCTGTGTGGTTCAGTAGATCCATTATAGTTCATTGCTTTAATAATTCACTTATAGATGTGGCACAGAAGAGATAATAAacaatgtttgctgaataaacaCTGAGCTCAGACAccagggagagggtgagagggaACAGCAGATAGGAGCATGACGTCCAGCAGCATGAATGGGATGGAAAGCGGAATGAGAGTAAAAGGAGAAGTGGatggagaaaacagaagagtGAGAGAGTCTAAACCGCACGAACAACAAACGAAGGAAGCTTACTCTGTGTGAGTAAGATAAAGACAGCAAGCAGAACATTTCAAAAGTTGAGAGTCAATGAGAAAGCGAAAATGAAGGGTCGGGGGAGGAGGTATCAGAGAAAGTAAAAGCACATGTTGGGGAGGCAGAGTAGAAACACTAGAAACCTAATTGGGTGTAAGGGCTTTGACAAGAGGATGAATAGCCCCCATGGGGAGGGAATGAGAGAACAGTCTTTTCCGTGAGGACAGAATGACACACACAACTAAAAGGAAATGCAGGGGCctccaaaactgaaaaacaaccTAAACTTTGAgtgtaaaataacatttttcaacAGATCTAGAAGGTAAGGAACAATTTCAAGAATCTACTGTTGTTGAATCtactttttacatttaaaatatatacccaTCATTGATTACATGGCATAAATTCATTTCTGCAAGGCTGTTTAGAAAAAGTAGGCCTCTCTCTTTTGGCTACTTTACTCAGAAAGCTTCCAGAAGAAGAGGAATTTTGAACTATACTCAGAAACTGTGCAGGGGAACCATGCAGTAAGTAAAAGTAGGCTTTACAATTGAAATCAGCCTTGCATCAAATAGATATATACTGAAGGTCTACTCTAGGCGAGGGATGGTAGCAGACTCAGGAGACAAAACAAAGCCCTGTCCTTTGGGtctggcaggaggaaaagagaagtaAACCAGCAATTCTAATATAATATGATCAGTTCCATGGTAGCTTTAGCAGCAGAGGTGGGGAAACTGATCTAGACTTGGGGGGATTTAGGAAGGACAGAGAAAGTGATATCTAAGCTAGCTGTGAAGGAAGAGTAGGAATTAGCCAGAGAGAGTGAGGAAGAAGTATTCCAGACAGACAAGGTGGGAAATGGACTCAGCATGAAGAGAAACACACGTGAGAGCTGATGGAATCAAGGATGACTAATTGTCCCAGTGTGCCTGGGAATGAGGGTTTTCCCAGCACATGGAACAGTTGGAATGAAAAGTCTCCAGCAAACTGAAGCAAGCTGATTATGTTAGGGAATACAAGGCTGCAAGGTCTGCAAGTGCCAGAGTATGCTAGGTGAGACTTCTGTTAAGAGCTATTGGGAGTGAGTAAAGGTGATGGGTTGTTTCTTAGTTCATTGAAGGTCTTCAAGGAGGGGAGCAACAGTAATGAATTTGTGTTTAAATGGTGGAGAATGAACAAGAGGTAATTTAACTTTAGCAGAAGCACCAAGATGAGAGATggtaaaacaaaaaagataaacaggGCTTGTTACCAGACTGGAAAGAGGAGAAGAATGAAAGGGATAAATATTAGAAAGAGAGATGTCAGAGtctagagcaaaaaaaaaaaacacaaaagaaaatccagacaacatttagaaataaaaggCAGTAGTCATTTACAATAACTGGAAGGTGGTAAGAAAAAATAAGTAGTGAATCATGTGGCTGGCATTCTTTCCCTTGGGAGAGAAACAAGCACTCCTTTTTCATTCACACCCCTGCCCCCCAGTAATGGGGAGAAGAGAAAGGTAAAGGTTCACACAGGAGAAGAATTCAGTtttaattaaacagaaaaaaaccaaACTAGAAAcactcaaaaacagaaacaagggTTAGGGAAAAAGGAAATGTCTGGGGTAAAGGAAACTTTTctgtcttgattgtggtgatgattaGACAACTGTAATTATTTCATGTTTGTGGAAACTCATTGGCCTGTACACTTACAAAGAGTGAATTTTAGAGAATGTAAACTAACCTCAATAAACAGgactcaaaacaaaaacaaaaaagcaaaatgctaaGGGTGCCGAGCAAGGCCTCCAGGCAGAACCACAAATCTCACATGTGAAGATGCAGGCTTCTTACCCTTCTCTCTCTCGGGCTCTGGGACGTCACCTTCAGGTTGGACCTGCCGCTCCGGCACGGCTTTTGCAGGGGCTGTCTCCTCCATGAACACTTCCTGTTTCTTTGCCTGGTTTGGGTCCTGGGGATGATTAGGTACACGTGGGTTTAGGAGGAAACTGCTGTTCAGAAAAACACTTCAATGTTTAGAAAAGGAAGCGAAGAGAAGGGCAAAGAAAAGAGACTGGAGAACCTGAAGCATATTCAGTTTCCTCCCAGCAGAGGCAGGGTGGCTGAGGTAAGAGTTTCAGCAAGAAACAACCAGACTGCAAAGAAACGGAACCCAAGCTGAGCAGTTCTCCCACTGCTGAAGTCATGGCCACGGCCCTGGCCCAGCGTGTCAGCTCCTGCTTTCTTGCAAAGGGGTACACCTGACCCTTACCTCTTGTCCTGTTCCTCCCAGCTCCGGCTGCAAATCCTCCAGGAAAACCACCGCATCGTCCCCGCTCTCCGGATGATGCTCCTGTAACCGGGCCTGGAGCTCCTCAGGCAGGATGGTCAGAAACTGCTCCAGCACCAGCAGCTCCAGGATCTGCTCCTTGGTGTGGGTCTCAGGCTGTAGCCATTGTCGGCAGAGCTCCCGGAGCCGGCTCAGTGCCTCTCGAGGTCCTGTGGTTTCTTCATAGCGCAACTGCCTGAACTGCTTGCATAAGGGCTGCTGCCTGAAGCCTGTGCCGTTTCCCTGCAGCTTGACTCCCTGTTCCTGAGCAGAGAGGTGATCCTCCCTCACCACCCGAAACCCCTCCTTCTTCAGGTTCACAGGAGCCAGGGAAGGAACGGTTCCCCATGCTGTCGCCATCTCCACCTTCAGACTGCTCTATTTTGGGCAACTTTCTTTTGACTGCCTCCTCAGGGATACCTCTGAAAATGTAATAACAAGAATCACGGaaatagtaatagtagtagtaatGATAATAACTGCAATAGCAATACCCCTTTGTTGGATTTATACATTTCCAATAATTACTATccatttctcctctctctctgaaaCAACCATACAAAATGAGAAGACTGTTTTACAGAAGATTGCCAGCTAACAGCATAAATAACAGATTTGAAAAAATCACCATTCTGTAGCCCTTGATGAAATAACTGATTCAATCAAGGACCACAAATGGGTGAAATCACTGGGTAAAAAGGAGTAAGGGGAAAGGATAATCTCAGCCTCAAAGAATCACCACACTGATTGCTTATGAATTACAAAGGGAAGGATGGCGCTATCCAGCAGTCAGATGAAACCTAGCAACACCAACAGTAAGATAACTGACCTTGTGCCTCAATTTCTTACACAGCATTTTTACTAGACATGTTTAACACGAATCTAATAATGAGGAAACTTTCAGATAAATCCAGAATGTTTAGAATGCAGTTTATCTACAAGAGATATGCACTTTTCTAAACATCAATTTCATGAAAATAAAGAGTGAATGTGGGAAAGGTATTTCTCTAGATTAAAGAGATACAGCAAAATGTAACAAGTGAAATTTGCTcttgaataaaaaaaatacaaatgttttgAAGAATTCAGAAATCTGAATAATAGATAGGCAAACCAAATAGAGCCCAAAGGCTGTATTTTTActtaaagttttactggaatattgctgctgctgcttagatgcacagtcatgtctgactcagcagggatcaaacccgagtctcccacattaaaggcagactcttaacccactgagccaacagggaagattgatttttttcttattggaatACAGCCAAACCCATTTGGTAGACAGTGTTAACATCTGCTTTCAGAAATACACTAGCAGGACTGAGGACTTGAACAATGGAGCACTGATCCCTGCTCAGTCAAAAATCCAAAAATCTGTGTGCTACTTACTATCTCTGCTGCAAAAACAAAGGAACTGATGAGCAAGGGTAGGAAGCTAAAACAGCTTCAACAGGATCAGGATTCAAATTCTAGTTCTTTTGACTCCACATGATCTCTAATCAAACACAAACTTTCCCCCACTTAAggatctgtaaaatgaaaatacatgtacTATATGTACTGAAAAAACccatgtataagtggacccatgtAGTTCAAACCCTTTTGTTTAAGGATCTACTGGAGTTATCACAGAGACTGTACCACCTGCAAAGCTCAGCTATTCTGGCCCTTCACAGAAGACGTGTGTAGATCTGAGAGTCTCCTCAGGTGGGATACAGTTTTGTGGTCATGTAAGAGAATAGCCGTATTCTCAGAAGACAGTActaaaacttattttcaaatgttGCAAGGAGAGGGGAGTCTGTGAAGAGGTatgtggagagagggagagagaaaaaacacaaatgtaGCAGGAAGTTGACAAGAGCTGCTAGATGAGGGGTATATAGTATTGACCATACTATTCTTACAACTTTTCAGTAGatttgaaaattcttcaaaagttgagagggagaaaaaagacacaaaatgaataaaactgtTTGTATGTTCATTCATTGAAGCCAATATCAGAATTAACTAAAAGAACATAAGGATATTCACAACTTACCTCATTGATTGTCTAGGTGCCACACTCTTTAGTTGCTGGAGATACAGAGATGAAAGAACCTCTGGCCTCTATAGCTCTCTGCCCCACAAGAAATCAAGTAAATAAGCAATTACAGTTGAATGTATTAAGTGCCACGGTGAAGGTAGACACAGGATGCTAGCAGAGCTCAGTGGTAAGACACTTAATCCCTGTTAGCAGGTCAGAAAAGACCTCTTGAAGGTAGCCCTTCTGACTCATAAAAGACATGTGAAAATCAgacaagaaaatacagaaagggtattccagacagagaaaaacctGAGCACAGAGCTGTTGGAAAACCTCACATGTTCTGGGTAGTTGTTAGTTATGGCTGGGAAAAGGGTAAATGGGGCTGGGACCTGGGAGACACCTATGTGTAAGGAAGAGAAGTAAGAAGGAATAACCAGAAAGGTAGAAAAACAAAGACAGTAGAATCCAAGAGACAAGGGGATCTGTTTCTACAGGTGTGGAGTGGTGGAATGAGCCTGAGCCTCAGACTGGCCTGGGTTCCAATCCCACTCTGTCACTACACTGTtcactcatttgtaaaatgaagataatacctAATTCAGAGACATGTTTT comes from the Capricornis sumatraensis isolate serow.1 chromosome 22, serow.2, whole genome shotgun sequence genome and includes:
- the ZSCAN26 gene encoding zinc finger and SCAN domain-containing protein 26, which gives rise to MATAWGTVPSLAPVNLKKEGFRVVREDHLSAQEQGVKLQGNGTGFRQQPLCKQFRQLRYEETTGPREALSRLRELCRQWLQPETHTKEQILELLVLEQFLTILPEELQARLQEHHPESGDDAVVFLEDLQPELGGTGQEDPNQAKKQEVFMEETAPAKAVPERQVQPEGDVPEPEREKGEAKRIENGKLVVETDACGRVESSVKPSEPMEVHYKDSNLDRQQAEPKEKTDYKCSEHGQGFFQHSDLIKHESSHKKEKLCEAKVCQSLSLPGHQKICSREKGHQCHECGKAFQRSSHLVRHQKIHLGEKPYQCKECGKVFSQNAGLLEHLRIHTGEKPYLCIHCGKNFRRSSHLNRHQRIHSQEEPCQCKECGKTFSQALLLTHHQRIHSHSKSHQCNECGKAFSLTSDLIRHHRIHTGEKPFKCSICQKAFRLNSHLSQHVRIHNEEKPYKCNECGEAFRQRSGLFQHQRYHHKDRLA